One region of Quercus lobata isolate SW786 chromosome 2, ValleyOak3.0 Primary Assembly, whole genome shotgun sequence genomic DNA includes:
- the LOC115974310 gene encoding deoxyuridine 5'-triphosphate nucleotidohydrolase-like: protein MRRVKLNWTQLGLSNLTQYVRYKKMAGKLGAKTRETPFLVAIPIFKPNPYSARFLKLSFCKYPFLNRSFSTVLTMAQPDLQNHSPEIKEPSLKIPKLGQNGVAAEISKDPISLLRVKKLSEKAVLPSRGSPLSAGYDLSSATETKVPARGKALVQTDLSIAIPEGTYARVAPRSGLAWKHSIDVGAGVIDADYRGPVGVILFNHSDVDFEVKVGDRIARLIIEKILTPDVIEVEDLDATVRGEGGFGSTGV, encoded by the exons ATGAGAAGAGTGAAGCTCAATTGGACACAGCTCGGACTGAGCAACCTAACCCAGTACGTACGCTACAAGAAAATGGCGGGAAAGCTTGGCGCCAAAACCCGCGAAACTCCATTTTTGGTGGCAATCCCTATATTTAAACCCAACCCATATTCTGCTCGGTTCCTAAAACTCAGCTTTTGCAAATACCCATTTCTCAACCGTTCCTTCTCTACAGTCCTCACCATGGCTCAGCCAGATCTTCAAAATCACAGCCCCGAAATCAAAGAACCATCGCTGAAGATCCCAAAGCTTGGCCAAAACGGCGTCGCTGCTGAAATCTCGAAGGACCCCATTTCACTACTCAGAGTGAAAAAGCTTTCTGAGAAAGCTGTTTTACCTTCCAGAGGCTCTCCTCTCTCTGCTGGCTACGATCTCtccag TGCAACGGAGACTAAAGTACCAGCAAGAGGAAAAGCATTGGTTCAAACCGATCTGAGCATTGCAATCCCTGAAGGAACTTACGCTCGTGTTG CGCCAAGGTCTGGATTGGCGTGGAAGCACTCGATCGATGTGGGTGCAGGTGTGATCGATGCTGACTACAGGGGTCCAGTTGGGGTTATACTGTTTAACCATTCGGATGTTGATTTTGAGGTGAAAGTGGGTGATAGGATTGCACGGTTGATTATTGAGAAGATCTTGACACCTGATGTGATCGAGGTTGAGGATTTGGACGCCACGGTTAGAGGCGAGGGTGGGTTCGGGTCCACTGGTGTATGA
- the LOC115958434 gene encoding uncharacterized protein LOC115958434: MAELFAYMGWSLWFNRNAKRVGSTSLPTDKIFNDGVERLQEYHSMQDYPTQQDVVSHSTQWRPPPHSVYKVNFDGATFIDMDSAGLGLVARDSDDMVIASLSECIRLPPTVADLEALACRRAILFALELGLQDVVLEGDSEVIINHLKPD; the protein is encoded by the coding sequence ATGGCTGAACTGTTTGCTTACATGGGATGGAGTCTATGGTTCAACAGGAATGCAAAAAGGGTCGGGTCCACATCCTTGCCAACggacaaaattttcaatgatgGTGTGGAACGGTTGCAAGAGTATCACTCGATGCAAGATTATCCAACACAACAGGACGTGGTTTCTCACTCAACCCAATGGCGGCCTCCCCCACATTCAGTCTACAAAGTAAATTTTGATGGAGCAACTTTCATAGATATGGACTCGGCGGGTTTGGGTTTGGTTGCTCGTGATTCAGACGACATGGTTATCGCCTCCCTTTCAGAATGCATCAGACTACCACCAACGGTTGCTGACTTGGAAGCTTTGGCATGCAGAAGGGCCATCTTATTTGCACTCGAATTAGGACTCCAAGACGTGGTGTTGGAAGGTGATTCGGAGGTTATTATCAACCACCTCAAACCAGACTAG
- the LOC115974312 gene encoding uncharacterized protein LOC115974312: MSVQSCLSWLLEVKSSSDRVGPLIVVGLGNDSIQPADQKVPSILRHQMMFKKQILNQDVYHIQILEYPPGVKLVPIGSKTAKPFRTTNLIIFAPENVSNESENNSFVAWGCIDSGSRMEV; this comes from the exons ATGTCAGTCCAAAGCTGTCTAAGCTGGCTTCTGGAAGTAAAATCAAGCAGTGATCGTGTGGGGCCTCTGATTGTAGTTGGTCTTGGAAATGACTCAATTCAACCTGCAGATCAGAAAGTCCCATCCATCTTACGGCATCAG ATGATGTTCAAGAAACAGATTCTGAATCAAGATGTATACCATATTCAAATACTG GAGTATCCTCCTGGTGTTAAACTTGTACCAATTGGAAGTAAGACAGCAAAGCCTTTCCGTACAACAAACTTGATCATATTTGCACCTGAAAATGTTTCAAATGAAAGTGAGAACAATAGTTTTGTTGCTTGGGGATGCATTGATAGTGGATCCAGGATGGAGGTCTGA